The Tursiops truncatus isolate mTurTru1 chromosome 16, mTurTru1.mat.Y, whole genome shotgun sequence genome contains the following window.
GGcatcttattctttcattctgctCAAGACTACAGGCCAGAACCCAGCCAGCGCCCCATCACGGTGTTACGGGCTCTTCCAACTTCCCTTCCTGTAGACACGCTGGCGGAAGCAGAACCCAGCCGTGCACAGCTGACGTGAGGATTTTCCAGGGGAGTCACTAAGGAGGGTTTAGAAAAAGAGAAGCCATTAAAAATAGTCACCTGCCCGGTCTATGCTATTAAACGACATAAGAAAATGTACACAATTGGCAGTAAACAATTTCCTTCAGCTGTTCGCAGATGTCCAGGAGAACTACACACCCTCCACATCATCAGATGTGAACGATCTCTGCTCCAGTGTCTTCAGGTTCTGTGCAACAAGAAGAGTTTGTGTCGGAATGACAGATTCCACGTccatctttattttcaaagttggGCTCTGTTAGTgcagatttttcaaaaatattctttttgctTGTATCTGGACAGTTTTGGACATAGATTACTCTGTTATAAGCCTTGAGTCTCTTCCATAATTGTACATACACTTTGCACTGAACGTACATAAAAAGAAGTCCACCAGTAAAGCCGATGGCCACAACCACCAATTTAGTCCAAAAGGGCCACTCTAGGATGCCTGGAAGGGAAAAAACCCAGTTAGCCTATCAGCCGACCTTATTTAAGATATGaagtaaataaaacacaatttctGAACTTCCCATAACCATGGACTCTTAACTTATCGAATCTTGCTTCGCTGGAGGAGGAGTGGAAGAGCATGTCCACTCCCTTTTATCCTGCTCCTCCAGGGGGCACTCATGGAGATTCTCTCCCTCCATGATTTGATCTCTCCTGACTGGGTTTTAAAAACTACcaccacagcaaaagaaacatcCAAAAAGGATGCGTAGTGCCTCATGATTGATGCCTCCTTCCAGAAGCCCAGACATTTGAGGTCTGACTTGAAAATCAACCTGGAATAACATCCCAATCCTAAGACCCACTGTGCCATCCAGGATCTCCTGGGTGCACCTTTCGTTCTGAGCACATACCTGTTGCCTGCCCCTGCTTGATCTCCTCAGCAGTGCGGTCGATGAGCACGTACAAGGACCAGACCACACAGGTGATGGCAATGATGTGGAACGTCACGGAGCACATGATCTTCCTGCGCTCGCTGGCTGTCATCTGCAGCTTCTCCCACTGGAAAGACAACGCACAGAGCGTGAGGCTCAGGCTCATGGGCGTAAAGCGCTACGATGGGGTGAGAGCTTTGCTGATGGTTAAGACtggcttccctcctccctccccctttcccaagCTAGATGAATTTCCCCAAACACTCAGAGTCGCTCCCTTTAAACCATGTGGCGTCAACCAGGTACCAGGCACCGGTGTTCTGTCCACATCCAACTTTCTAGGCGATGAAGAGAAGCTGGGATCGAGATGAGCCATGACCCACCACCAGCAATCCCCTGGCTGCTTATTCTGGCGAAGCAGGCATTCAGTGGCTTTGATACAAGACTTTATGGTTTTGGTCCTGATGAAAACAGCACATTGGCCCAAGACCCAGGTGGCACACTTTAAGTTTCCGTGACTTGCTGACTGGCATGAGTGAGGGGAAGAAGGGGGTTGATGACACCACAACACACTAGCAGATGGGTCACACTATGTCGTGAAGGTGATGGTGGAGGGCGCTCACTCTTTGGTCCTCTGCTACATTGGCAGCAACACTGTGAAATCGATGCTAAGAGTTCCTGGTACAAGCAGTCTGTGCCAGTCCCATCTCCTCTAGGAGCTCATTAATTTACTCCAAATagccagattttctttttcatttactggTTTCCGAATCAGAAGAAAACACATAGaggtagagaaaaagaacaagtgTAAACACTGCATATCCTCTGCCAGCCCTGCTCACAACCTTTCCAGGTGGTTCTATGCAGGATAAACTGAAAGTAGAGCCTTCATGGACTATCTATATTGGTCAAAGTGCCATAAGACTCACTTGAAGAGTCAGCATAGAGCAGGCACCCAAAAAACAATGAGGCTTTTATGGGACAAAACAGTTTTTAAGTAGTTTGCGCCTGCCTTCCCTAGCATCCAGATTTCTTTCTGCTATGGTGTGACACAGTATCTTCATCTGGCTTCCCTCCTAAAATGTCCCCCTGATTTTCTAAGACACATTCAGTTCAAGCCTTTCACACTCCCCTGAAATGCTCACCCTACCTTTGCGGTGGCTGCTTTATCTCCAGAGACAATCTGACCTCTCTAGAGCCCTTTCACTTCCCCTCTAAATCCTACTGATCTTCCAAGAACTGCTTCAACACCAAACATTCTATGATGCTACCACCACTCTGCTTCCCCAGAGCTCCGACCCACAATGAATACTTCCTTCTCTGAATATCTGATATGAGCGATCACCATAGAAGTTAGCATTGAATCGGCATGTTGGTGCTGTTACCTGATTATGTAATTCCCCTTGCAATTTATGAGTTTTGAGATAAGAACAAACCTTTTATTCTTCCAAACAAAGCCTCTCCATATTCTGGGCACACAGACACATGGAACGGCCAGTGTTTACACAGGAGGGGAGCACCGGATGAGGCTCCTTTCAGAGGAAGCACGGACATGGGACCTGAAGAGAGCTGTGTTGCATGTAATGCCTGtggttcctttcttttcccatctgCCCCCACTTCCCATCTAGGAAACACCTGTCACAggtatacagaaataaatttacCATGTAATGCTGTTCTTTGTGCTGGAGAGAGATACTAATCTCCACTATATGGACCTAATTAGAGGCAAAGCCTGAAGAGTTAATACATACAAAGTTTAATGCTGACTAAGATGTCACAAAACAGTCTGTGGTCAAGGGCCAAATGACTGATACAGACAAGCAGGCAGTCTtagttttaaggaaaaagaaaacatcatatgACTGAATGGACAGAAAGAGCTTCTTCCTGAGAGGAGGGACTTGGAAAACAGTACCAAAAACATGAATGTACACACCAGCCCCAACTTCTTAAAGGAGTGAACTCAAGCCAACTGTGGCTCCACCCAGTCCCAGTCCCTGGGCTCCACCCAGTCCCAGGTGCTAACTCTTCTGGGCGCTCGTCTCAGTGAAGCTAAAGTACTTCCGAGGGTGGCCTCGCACATACTTTTCTCAGAGGCTTCAGCTTGGTCTCCATGATGAACTCGTACTTGCACAGCTCACAGCAGCGTGTGTCGGAGCTCTTGATCCACTGCTGCAGGCAGGTCTGGTGCACAAAGTGGAGGCTCCCTGTGCAGTGGCAGGGTGTGATCAGAGGGCTCTCGTCATCCCCTTCACAGTGACAGATCCTGTGGCAGAAGGAAGGCCAGTCATTACAAGGAGGGCCACACAACAGGGAAGATGACGCTTCAGTGGAAGGTCAGTCCCCCCAAGGAAAACGTTCCGAAACAAACATCACAAAATGACTATAAGCACGAAAACATACgaacacaaatgaaaacaattacTACAAACTAAAAATTTCTAGCTTACCGCACCAACATGGAAAGTCTGGGTGGCTTTTggcaacagagaggaaaaaatgataTAAGAAAATGACAAAGCAGTCATTTTGGGTAAAACTTAAGAACTTCACTAAAAAGACGAATTTAAGGAAACATCTTCCAGAACTTACATGACATTAAAATAATCAGAGGTAAAATTTCTGTGTAAAACAAAACCAGCACTCTACCTTTCAAAAATACCAGTGACTTGAAAAGATGATGAACTTTGCTTGCTAGCTATAATCACTGACCTCACCttcacacaccacaactacataTTTCTGTCCTCTCTCAGAGAGGTAACAGAGAAATCACAGTGCTTCT
Protein-coding sequences here:
- the MARCHF8 gene encoding E3 ubiquitin-protein ligase MARCHF8 isoform X6; this translates as MSMPLHQISAIPSQDATSARVYRSKTKEKEREEQHEKTLGHSMSHSSNISKAGGSSVASAPVSAFSRTSVTPSNQDICRICHCEGDDESPLITPCHCTGSLHFVHQTCLQQWIKSSDTRCCELCKYEFIMETKLKPLRKWEKLQMTASERRKIMCSVTFHIIAITCVVWSLYVLIDRTAEEIKQGQATGILEWPFWTKLVVVAIGFTGGLLFMYVQCKVYVQLWKRLKAYNRVIYVQNCPDTSKKNIFEKSALTEPNFENKDGRGICHSDTNSSCCTEPEDTGAEIVHI